One stretch of Eupeodes corollae chromosome 2, idEupCoro1.1, whole genome shotgun sequence DNA includes these proteins:
- the LOC129946917 gene encoding uncharacterized protein LOC129946917 yields the protein MPSSSAVHRSLLVESRAHIYRSVIRSRIRRFGVHPINSERENYGEFHHLYLNLRRFPDRFWQYCRMSVPSFDLLLEKVRPKLTRQKKAISPEQRLVLCLRFLATGLSFRDLAFAFRMGRSTVSNIVLETSVIIWEQLVEEYMPIPTTDHLRNVINDYYRRWKFPNCFGSIDGRHCQIQCPANSGSHYFNYLHYFSIVLQAVADADKKFLTIEVGGRGKQSDGGTFSGSTLFKLLEADKFKVPPPQALPESNIVLPNFLIGDEAYPLKNYLLRPYPWRNLNAQTENFNKKLSIARKCIECAFGILSKKWRFLQKNIETKPSTAVRLIKCACILHNFVRECDGDSDLDYIHVSAEMANDLAQTNATTQEEQSRYNRSSSNALNTRNELVQYFWEFGH from the exons GAGAATCCGTAGATTTGGTGTACACCCCATAAATAGTGAAAGGGAAAATTATGGTGAATTTCATCATTTATATCTAAATCTTCGCAGATTTCCAGATCGCTTTTGGCAATATTGTCGTATGTCAGTACCATCTTTTGATTTGCTGTTGGAAAAAGTTCGACCAAAATTAACAAGACAAAAGAAAGCAATTAGTCCAGAACAACGGCTGGTTTTATGTTtaag ATTTCTCGCAACAGGTCTTTCGTTTCGAGATTTAGCTTTTGCTTTTCGAATGGGCAGAAGCACAGTAAGTAACATTGTCTTGGAAACTAGCGTTATCATATGGGAACAACTTGTGGAAGAATATATGCCTATACCAACAACTGACCACCTTCGAAATGTTATTAACGATTACTACCGACGCTGGAAATTTCCTAACTGTTTTGGCAGTATTGATGGTAgacattgccaaattcaatgtccAGCAAATTCTGGCTCTCATTATTTTAACTACCtgcattatttttctattgtacTGCAAGCTGTAGCTGATGCTGACAAAAAGTTTCTAACAATCGAGGTGGGTGGGAGAGGAAAACAAAGTGATGGTGGTACATTTTCTGGATCTACTTTGTTCAAATTACTTGAAGCTGATAAATTTAAGGTTCCACCTCCACAAGCATTACCAGAATCAAACATTGTTCTTCCCAATTTTTTAATCGGAGATGAGGCTTACCCCCTGAAAAACTATTTACTAAGACCTTATCCATGGAGAAACTTAAATGCTCAAAcagaaaacttcaacaaaaaactttcaatcgCAAGAAAATGCATTGAGTGTGCATTTGGCATATTAAGCAAGAAATGgcggtttttacaaaaaaacatcgaaacgaAGCCAAGCACTGCAGTTCGTTTAATTAAATGTGCTTGTATACTGCACAATTTTGTGAGAGAGTGCGATGGCGACAGTGACCTTGATTATATACACGTGTCTGCAGAAATGGCTAATGACTTAGCTCAAACAAATGCAACCACCCAAGAAGAACAGTCCCGTTATAACAGAAGCTCAAGCAATGCGTTGAATACAAGAAACGAGCTTGTGCAATATTTTTGGGAATTCGggcattga